In a genomic window of Lepisosteus oculatus isolate fLepOcu1 chromosome 5, fLepOcu1.hap2, whole genome shotgun sequence:
- the LOC102696829 gene encoding monoacylglycerol lipase ABHD2 isoform X1: protein MNNEAEVHTIAPEMPAMFDGMKLAAVAAVLYIIVRCLNLKSPTAPPELTYQATPLNRFVLKSCPLLTKEYIPPLLWGKSGHLQTALYGKMGRVSSPHPYGLRKFLPMQDGATATFDLFEPLGDHCTGDEVTMVICPGIGNHSEKHYIRTFVDYAQKQGYRCAVLNHLGALPNIELTSPRMFTYGCTWEFSAMVSYIKKAYPQTQLIVVGFSLGGNIVCKFLGENRTNQERVLCCVSVCQGYSALRAQETFLQWDQCRRFYNFLMADNMKKIILSHRGMLFGETSSKRPLMMEDADLSRLYTATSLMQIDDNIMRKFHGYNSLKEYYEKESCVHYIHNVNVPLLLVNSADDPLVHQSLLTIPRTLAEKKENVIFALTLHGGHLGFFEGAVLFPQPLTWMDKVIVGYANAICQWEKQKPPCQSGTRSEKDCSEDKP from the exons ATGAATAACGAGGCTGAAGTCCACACCATTGCCCCCGAGATGCCAGCGATGTTTGACGGGATGAAGCTGGCAGCTGTGGCGGCTGTGCTCTACATCATCGTGCGCTGCCTAAACCTCAAGAGCCCCACTGCTCCTCCTGAACTCACATACCAGGCCACTCCGCTCAACCGCTTCGTGCTGAAATCCTGTCCCCTGCTGACCAAAGA GTACATTCCTCCCCTGCTGTGGGGTAAAAGTGGGCACCTGCAAACAGCCCTATATGGCAAAATGGGCAGGGTTAGCTCACCACATCCATATGGGCTCCGGAAGTTCCTACCAATGCAGGATGGTGCCACGGCCACCTTTGACCTCTTTGAGCCTTTGGGGGACCACTGCACAGGAG ATGAAGTCACCATGGTGATATGTCCAGGAATTGGAAATCACAGCGAGAAGCATTATATCCGCACCTTTGTGGATTATGCTCAGAAGCAGGGATACAGGTGTGCTGTTTTGAATCACCTGGGAGCCCTGCCAAACATTGAGCTAACCTCTCCCCGTATGTTTACCTATG GCTGTACTTGGGAATTCAGTGCCATGGTTAGCTACATCAAGAAGGCATACCCCCAGACACAGTTGATTGTGGTGGGGTTCAGCCTTGGAGGCAACATTGTCTGCAAGTTCCTGGGAGAAAATCGCACCAACCAGGAGAGGGTGCtctgctgtgtcagtgtgtgtcaggggTACAGTGCGCTCAG GGCCCAGGAGACATTCCTGCAATGGGATCAGTGTAGAAGATTCTACAACTTCCTCATGGCAGATAACATGAAGAAGATCATTCTCTCCCACAG GGGCATGCTGTTTGGGGAAACTTCAAGCAAGAGACCACTAATGATGGAGGATGCTGATCTAAGCCGGCTCTACACTGCCACCTCTCTCATGCAGATCGATGACAACATCATGAG AAAATTCCATGGATATAACTCCTTGAAGGAATACTATGAGAAGGAGAGCTGCGTACATTATATCCACAAT GTCAATGTGCCACTGCTGCTGGTGAACTCTGCAGATGACCCACTGGTGCACCAGTCTCTGCTGACTATCCCCCGCACACTCGCAG aaaaaaaggaaaacgtgATATTTGCTCTTACGCTACATGGTGGACACCTGGGCTTCTTTGAGGGTGCCGTGCTCTTCCCTCAGCCTCTCACATGGATGGACAAGGTGATAGTCGGGTATGCTAATGCCATCTGCCAGTGGGAGAAACAGAAACCACCGTGCCAAAGTGGGACAAGGAGTGAGAAGGACTGCTCAGAGGACAAACCTTAA
- the LOC102696829 gene encoding monoacylglycerol lipase ABHD2 isoform X2, translating into MNNEAEVHTIAPEMPAMFDGMKLAAVAAVLYIIVRCLNLKSPTAPPELTYQATPLNRFVLKSCPLLTKEYIPPLLWGKSGHLQTALYGKMGRVSSPHPYGLRKFLPMQDGATATFDLFEPLGDHCTGDEVTMVICPGIGNHSEKHYIRTFVDYAQKQGYRCAVLNHLGALPNIELTSPRMFTYGCTWEFSAMVSYIKKAYPQTQLIVVGFSLGGNIVCKFLGENRTNQERVLCCVSVCQGYSALRGMLFGETSSKRPLMMEDADLSRLYTATSLMQIDDNIMRKFHGYNSLKEYYEKESCVHYIHNVNVPLLLVNSADDPLVHQSLLTIPRTLAEKKENVIFALTLHGGHLGFFEGAVLFPQPLTWMDKVIVGYANAICQWEKQKPPCQSGTRSEKDCSEDKP; encoded by the exons ATGAATAACGAGGCTGAAGTCCACACCATTGCCCCCGAGATGCCAGCGATGTTTGACGGGATGAAGCTGGCAGCTGTGGCGGCTGTGCTCTACATCATCGTGCGCTGCCTAAACCTCAAGAGCCCCACTGCTCCTCCTGAACTCACATACCAGGCCACTCCGCTCAACCGCTTCGTGCTGAAATCCTGTCCCCTGCTGACCAAAGA GTACATTCCTCCCCTGCTGTGGGGTAAAAGTGGGCACCTGCAAACAGCCCTATATGGCAAAATGGGCAGGGTTAGCTCACCACATCCATATGGGCTCCGGAAGTTCCTACCAATGCAGGATGGTGCCACGGCCACCTTTGACCTCTTTGAGCCTTTGGGGGACCACTGCACAGGAG ATGAAGTCACCATGGTGATATGTCCAGGAATTGGAAATCACAGCGAGAAGCATTATATCCGCACCTTTGTGGATTATGCTCAGAAGCAGGGATACAGGTGTGCTGTTTTGAATCACCTGGGAGCCCTGCCAAACATTGAGCTAACCTCTCCCCGTATGTTTACCTATG GCTGTACTTGGGAATTCAGTGCCATGGTTAGCTACATCAAGAAGGCATACCCCCAGACACAGTTGATTGTGGTGGGGTTCAGCCTTGGAGGCAACATTGTCTGCAAGTTCCTGGGAGAAAATCGCACCAACCAGGAGAGGGTGCtctgctgtgtcagtgtgtgtcaggggTACAGTGCGCTCAG GGGCATGCTGTTTGGGGAAACTTCAAGCAAGAGACCACTAATGATGGAGGATGCTGATCTAAGCCGGCTCTACACTGCCACCTCTCTCATGCAGATCGATGACAACATCATGAG AAAATTCCATGGATATAACTCCTTGAAGGAATACTATGAGAAGGAGAGCTGCGTACATTATATCCACAAT GTCAATGTGCCACTGCTGCTGGTGAACTCTGCAGATGACCCACTGGTGCACCAGTCTCTGCTGACTATCCCCCGCACACTCGCAG aaaaaaaggaaaacgtgATATTTGCTCTTACGCTACATGGTGGACACCTGGGCTTCTTTGAGGGTGCCGTGCTCTTCCCTCAGCCTCTCACATGGATGGACAAGGTGATAGTCGGGTATGCTAATGCCATCTGCCAGTGGGAGAAACAGAAACCACCGTGCCAAAGTGGGACAAGGAGTGAGAAGGACTGCTCAGAGGACAAACCTTAA